The genomic segment TGCGAGGAGACGCATAACTGGGGCATCGATATTGTGAGGACGGAGTTGAAGGAGATAGACCCGCCCAAGGACGTGCAGGAGACGATGAACAAGGTGGTGAAGGCCGAGAACGAAAAGATCGCCGCGATAGATTATGCCACGGCGACCGAGACGGCGGCCGATGGCCAGAAGAGAGCGCAGATCAAGCAGGCCGAGGGCATCAAGCAGGCCATGATACTGAAGGCGGAAGGGGAAGCCGAAGCCATCAGGTTGGTCAATGAAGCCGCGCAAAAATACTTTGTCGGGAACGCCCAGGTCCTGAGGCAGCTCGAGGCCGTGGAGAAGTCGCTCCAGAACAATGCCAAGGTGGTGCTCCCCTCCGACACGGAGCTCATCAATGTGATCGGCGAGCTCGCCGGGGTGATCCCGCTCAAACGGGAGCAGCGGCAGGAGAAGTAGGCGAGCGTGACGACTCTTGATCAGGCGCTCCCCGGTAGAACCAGATGAGGAAAAACAGACTCACCTTCGTTGTCTTTGTCATGCTCATCATGACCGACATCGGGGAGAGCATCGCGGAGCTGTTGCTGAAGAAGGGGCTCCTGCACACCGGCATCCTTTCGGTGAGCCTCGACAACCTCCTGGAATTCGTCGCGCGCAATGCCTCCTCGTGCTTGATCTGGTGCGGGGTCGCGGTGTACGTGGTGAACTTTCTCATCTGGATTGCCGCGCTCTCGCGAGTCGATTTGAGCATCGCGTTGCCGGTGGCGAGCACCAGTTACCTCTTTGTCCCAATCCTTTCGGTGATATTCCTCAATGAGCACGTGAGTCTCGTCAGGTGGGCCGGGGTGGCGCTGATCATTGCGGGGATCCACTTCCTCTCCCGGAGCGCGAGGAGTTAAACGGCCATTCGGGACAGATCATGCTGAAACCACTGCTGTTGATTCTCGTTGCGGAGTTATGGGGCGTCGCCGGCCAGATTCTTTTCAAAAAGAGCGTGAACTCGCTCGATCCGCCGAGGCTGCGGTGCGCGGCCTCGTATTTGAATTTCGTGCGGTGTATTTTCAAGACTCCCAAGATCTGGCTCGGGTTTTGTTGTATTGCGGTGGGCATGGTGGTATGGCTCATGGCCCTCGCCCAGACGGAGCTCAGCCTCGCCTTCCCTATCAAAAGCGCGCAGTACATCCTGATACTCATTGCCGCGAGGCTATTCCTGCATGAGAGGATAGACGCGATGAAACTCGCCGGCACGCTCTTTGTGATCGCGGGGATAGTCCTAATCACGGTGAGCTGAGCGTAGTTTTCAGGTGCGCGTTCCTCTTTTCTCGTGCCATACCAGCCACGGCTCAAGCCGTGGACTACAGAATGTAATATTTTCGTAGCCCGCCGCTTGAGCGGTGGCTGAACGCAAGAGCTTGTGCGCCCTGCTGAGTGGGATGGGCGCGGATATTACATTCTTTTTACATTTTCCTGACAATTCCCACCCGGCAATATGAGACGATTTATCAGGAAAATAGGCGCTGGTCCTTGATATAGGGCAAGGCGAATTGAGGGCTGATGGGTGGAAATATTAATTGACTACTGCCTCTTTTAATGTGCTACAATATGCGTTGAAACTACCTCCATGATCAATAAGGGGGCATATGAATATCAGACTGATAACTAAGGGCTTTTTTCTAATAACGCGAGTAGTAATCATTTCTCTATGCTTCGCGTTGCCCTGGACGGGTGCCTTTGTGCCGCGCGCCTGTTTCGGCTTCGACGCCGCTGAATTCAATGTAACAGAAAAATCCAGTGCCGCAGAAGCGGCGCGTGAATCCTCCAACAAACTGACTATTACTACCTATACGGGAGGTAATGAGGGCCATGTAATTACCTTTCCCGATTCGACAACAATGGGAATCGATTGCGGGACCGGGATCATTACTACTTTATCCCATTACCACGATGATCATTGTAGCGGCAACCAACAGTACAACAGAGATAACGTTTCCCTCGGCCAGGTCATCTACACAAGTGCTGACGGCGCAGTGACAGTGACCGTCGTTGCCACCAACGGCAGGAAAATCGGAGATGCGGACGGTAGCTGCACTTCGAACGACGAAAATGCATGTAGCATGGTCCTGTGGGTCAAATATAAGGGATTCGACTATTTAAGTGGAGGTGACCTGACAGCTTCCCCTGAAGACCGTCTGGGTTCTGCGCTTGCGGCGAGAGGCGTAAAAATAGATGTTCTTAAGGTACACCATCACGGAAGTAGCGGTAGCTCAAGTTCGAGTTTCCTCCAAAACATCTCGCCCGAGTACGCCGTTGTCTCTGGTCATGCGTCAAACCTTAAATCTGATACATTGGCCAGATTAAAAAACGCAGGGGTAAAAATAATCTATGACACCTATAACGATCAAAATGACCCCCAGTTCAAGTACTCGGGCGGCGACATCACGATCAGTACCAATGGCTCCACGTATTCCTTTTCCGCGCCGAATTTTAACGATGGCCCCTTTCAGGTAGATGAATATGTCCCTCCCGACGTGATCCCCCCTCATCTGCTAATTACCGAGGTTGCGCTTGGTACGCACCAAGCCCCAGAGAACCACGATTGGATCGAGCTGTATTTGCCTCTGGATGCCAGCTCTATCAAACTCAGCGATCTCTACTGGACGGATCTCGACGAGGTACAGCGCGCGGCAACAAGCACCGTGACCATCATGCCGGGAGATGTGGTGATCCTCCACGATGCACCCGGCCCGAGCGAGAACGATACGACCGGCAAGCGGTCAAACGGATGGTGGGATATCTATGTTGAGAACCCCTGGAGCGGGACATGGAATGCCTACGACGATCAGTTTGCCATCTGCTCACAGAAATCAATAAAACCAGCCCCGGAGACCATTATTGACGCGGTGGTATGGTCAAACGACGATGGTTCGATGCTTGCCGATCAGGTTGCCAACGGAAACTATCTGATCGGGGCGTATCACTGGGGCGATCCGACAGCCGGCAGCGGCTCCTTTTCGACCACCAACGAGGGGCCTGCCGTAGGCAATATCAGGGACGGCTACGCCCAGCGCATCACTAAGATAGACACAAACAGCAAGGCGGATTGGCAGATATCTCCGACCAATTCCGAGGGCACACCTCCGCCGGAACCTACACCGATCCCGCCGCCGCCGCCCACGCCGCCGCTGGTCGAGCTGGTTCTCAGTTCGTCAAACCTCGCAGCGGGTGAGATGCTCACCGTGAGCGTGGTGGTACAGCCTGTCACCGGCAGGCCGTTCGACGCATACGCGGTGATTGCCGGCAAGGCAGGGACATTTTCAATTCAATCCGGAAACCACCTGCGGCGGTGGATCATTCCCATCGTCCGGGATATCCCAGCGCTGCCGCAGGGCTATTCGGGGGTGCTGCTGAACATGACCGTACCGCAGGGTGTGTCGGGCGACTACCGGGTTGTCGCCGGTCTCGTGGACGCCGGAGGCAAGGTGAGAGGCCCGGCCAGCGCCTTCGCATACGATGTCGAGCATCTCTCGGTGAAATAAGAGCGCCGCCCCGCCCTTACGGCCTCGCATGTATCTAGTTGCCTCTGATGCCTTCATGTCCGCGCCCTGGGCGCGTGCTATTTCCTTTTAAGACTGTTCTCATTTCCGCCCCCGATTTTAAAATAGTAAAGGTATGCCCCCTTCCTCGCATACTTATCAACCAGCGTGTATTTCTTTTTTACGTTCTTGAGAATGAGTGAGCGCTCATTCACCTTTCCCCTGCAGTGCGAAAAAACAATCCAGAAGCGGTCAGCACTCTGGTCTCTGAGAAATATATCCAGGTCATCAATGTATATTTCTGGATCATTGCGGGGCGGCGGACAGGTAGTCACGTTTGTGTCAGTGCCGGAATAGTAATATGTGAATGCCGGTGCGGCGCCATAGTAGACGTAGACCCTGTCGCCCTGGCGCATATTTTTTTGAAGATACCTCACCACTGGCCTCATTTCTTCACGTTCCTGGGGGCGCAGTATGTTATTTTCAACCGCATAAGACAACATAAGGATGGGGACGAGAGCGGCGACGAAGTACACGAGGGCGCGTCGTTTGGATTTTTTGATGAGTCGTGTTGCGGTCGCCACACCTTTTGCCATGACGAGATAGAGGAGGGGGCCGATAAATAGCATGAGTCTGTTCCCGGCGGGATATGCTTTCATCGCCGATGCCGCAAGGATCAAGAAGAGCGTCGCCAGGAAACACACGTTGAGGTAGCAATATTCTTGTGGCTTCCACACCGCTAAACCGAAGACGAGTGACGTGGCTAAAAATATCCCGCCTGCTTTGACGGGGACGAAGAACTGGCTCATGTCTTTAAGTTTTTCCCAGTTCCACTGCGCAAAACCACCAAGCGACTGTGTATCCGCGAAGTCCTTGGCCCAATACTCGGCGAGTACTGGGGTGGCGTTTTTGGATGCGTACAGCGTGAACATTAAAAGCCAGGCGGTAATGACACATACGTTTGCAGCGCCTAGCCGCCTGAGGGGAAACATTCCTCCGCACAGAAATATGCTTGTGAGGAGGGCGATATTTACTCCTAAGAGGGTGAAGACGGCGCTGTATGAGAAACCAATGACGAGGGTGCCGAGGATGGTATATAAAAAGTATGCGCCGGGGCGTTCTCTGTGCCTCAGAACTGTGAGGCCTGCGAGGAAAAGTGCCACGGTGAAAAATGCCTCGCCGGAGTACTGCTTGAACTCCTTGCTGTAGTATATCAGAGAAGGGGAAAAGGCAACGAGGGCAGAAGCATAGAGAGCAAGATCGGGACCGAAGATTTTTCTGATCGGGCAATAGATGAGAAGTATCGTGCCAATCCCCATGAGTACGGGAAGAAGGCGCAGTACGATTTCGGAATGGCCTAAGACGACAACAAGCCACCGGGCGGCTACAGCGAACATAAAGGGAGGTTTGGCCTGATAGGGGTAGGTGAGGATTGTTCCCAGGCTGTGGTGAATAATGCCATTGGCAAGGCGTGCTTCGTCAAACCAGAGCGACCTGTACCCCAGACCATAAAGCCTGAGCAATATTCCCATTGCACTAATGCCCAGGGCAGCTAGTGTGAAAAGTGATGTCTGGCGGGCGGTCATCCGTGGGGCATTCATGTGAATGGATACATAGGGTTTAGAACCGTTTCCTCTCCACCGGCCTGCCGTACTGGTCCGCGCCCAGGCCGGGGCCGTAGGCGTCGGGCTTGACGCGGAGCGTTGCGTCGGGGGATGCGGGGGGTGCGTTCAATCCCTCGGTCTTCGGCGACCAGAAGAAAGGTCTCCCCGAGGCGTCGGCTTCTATGCCGGGGCCGTAGGCGTCGTGCCTGGCCGGCGGAAGGAATCCGTCGCTCGAGACAGCAAAGCCGTACTCCTTGTCGCCGGCGAGCAGTGCGGCGACGTTCCAGGAAAAGATGATCACGAAACAGGCGAGGGAGAAAGTCAATTTCATAACGGCCGCTCCTTTCATTGAGGCAGGCTTAGAAGAGGATGTAGAAGACCACCACCTCCATTGACGATAGCATAATCTGGGCACGGAGACAAAGGGCATATCCGCTGGACTATAAATGTTTGACACGTCATTGCGAGGAGTCCCGCTAAGCGGGACGACGAAGCAATCTGTCAACTTATTGAGGGGCAAGAGATTGCTTCTCCCGCTTTGCGGGATCGCAATGACAGCGCGTGGATGGGTAAAAGATTAGGCACTCCCATTAATAAAATCCGCGCTCATCCGTGAAATCAGTGGATGATCGTCCATACTGTTTCCCCACTATAACTGAGGGGTTACCTTATCCCGCGGAATCGCGTTGTACAGTTGCCATGATGATGATACTGTGTAGCTGCGCTCCGGCTGGACATGAGGATATTATGAAGAGTGTCCCCATTGAAGTGGTGATATTTGATTTCGACGGCACACTCGTCCACCTGGCGATCGATTTTGGCAGGATGCGGGATGAGATGATCGCCATCGTGCGCTCACACGGCGTGGACGATCCAGCCCTCTTCAGTCTCCGCGTCTGGGAGCTGGTGAATGAGGCCGCCATTTGTCTGGAGAAGCGCGGGGGAGCGGCGTCACAGATGCGTGCGGAGGCGTATGAGGCTATCGAGTCAATTGAACAAGAGGCGGCGCGGCGCGCGAAGCTCATCAGCGGTGTCCCTTTAATGCTCGCGGATTTACGTTCCCGCGCAGTCGCCGTGGCAATAGTGACGCGCAACTCAGGGGCCGCCGCGCGGATAGCCTTCGACGGGATAGACGATGCCTGTGATGTCTTTCTGCCGCGTGAAGCGGTGGCGCATGTGAAGCCCCATCCCGCGCATCTCGAGAGGTGCTTTGAGATCCTCGGATCAGAACCTCCCCGGGGGCTCATGGTGGGAGATCATCCCCTCGACATTCAGACAGGCAGGCAGTTCGGCATGAGGACGGCGGGCGTCCTGACGGGGAGCGGCACGGAGCGCGACCTCAGGGCGGCGGGGGCGGACTATATCTTCGACGACGTCACGGGAGTTCTTACGCTATTTAATAAGTGATGTGAAAACGCTCTGACCACGGCTAGGGATAACCACAGATGCGTGCCACAGCCGCAAGCTTAAAGTAAAAGGTGTAAAGTATAAGGCACGAAGCATTCTTTCAACTTTCAGCTTTACGCTTTGAACTGTGGTGGGCATCTGTGTATATCTGTGCACATCTGTGATGATAGTTAAAGCTCAAAACAGGGAGGGCCCATGAAAAAGTCTCTTGGCGCGATAACGCTGGTGTATCCCACTCCGGTATTTGTCGTCGGCACGTATGATAGAGGGGGGAAGCCGAATGCGATGGCGGTCGCGTGGGGAGGAATCTGCTGTTCGAAGCCGCCCTGCGTGGCGATATCCCTCAGGAAGGCGACCTATTCCTATGGAAACATTATCGAACAGGAGGCCTTCACCATCAGTATCCCCTCCGAGGATTATGTGAAGGAAGCGGATTACTTCGGGATCGCATCCGGGAGAGACGAAGATAAATTCGCTCGTACAGGGCTCACGCCGGTGAAAAGCGACCTGGTAAACGCTCCCTATGTGAAAGAATTTCCACTCGTTTTGGAGTGCAGGGTGCTCCACACCATTGAGATCGGTTTGCACACGCAGTTCATCGGGGAAATAATGGATGTGAAGGTGGATGACAATTGCATGGGCGGCGATGGTCTTCCCGACATTGCACGAGTGCGGCCGTTTATTTTTTTGCCGGAGCACCATCGCTATCGCGGGATCGGAGAGGAGATCGGGAGAGCGTTTTTTATCGGACGAGACATCCAAAAAAAATAACGGGCCTTCAGGGCGAAGCACGCTTCACTTCGCAATACGATGGCGCAATCCCACCTATCGCACCACCATTCAGCCGGGGCGGCTGTCCCGGGGGGAACAGGGCGCCGTAGCAGGTATACACGCCGGGAGAGACGCCATCAGGAATGCGCATATCGAGAATTTTCCCTGACCATCCTTGCGGGAAGCGGACACCGCCCAGGTATGCTTTCGGTTCTGTACTGATCCCGCTGGCGCTGCAGAAATAGAACATACCATCGGGTGACCTGAAGGCAAGATAAGCATCTACCAATTGATCAACGGGCTGGATGACTGCGAGAACACTGAGTGCCCCACCTGGCAGAGCGCTTTCCCGATTCAATTTAACGACGACGAGGAATGGTTCAGGAATCGGCGTCATCGGTTCCGGGGCCGGGGGTGCAGGAGTTGGTGAGACATCAGGCAGTGGTGTCGCCGTGGGAGGAGGGGCGGGTGTGACCACGTCTGTAGGAGCGGATGTGGGGGCAACTGTCGGGGCAGATGTGGGTGCGGGCGTGGGTGTCTGAGCTGGTATTGAAGTGGGCGTCCGGGTGGGTGTCGCTGGCGGTATCGGCGTCGGTGTCTGGGTTGGTACTGAGGTGGGTGTCCGCGTTGGTGTTGCCGGTGGTATCGGCGTCGGTGTCTGGGTTGGTACTGAAGTGGGCGTCCGTGTGGGTGTCTGCGTGGGCGTTGACGTCGGCGTCCGGGTTGGAGTGGGGGTGGATGTCGGAGTTGACGTTGGCCCGACAACTTCATCTACCTGAAAGGGGCCATGGCTAAAAGAAGGATTCCCTCCCGAAAAGGAATACGTAGAGCCATCAGTGGTGATCACGATGTTGCCATTCGCCCTGTAGACCTCGGGGACATCCAAAGAATAGTTATCGGCGTAATAGATTGTATTTACCCCTGCGGATACTAAATTGCTTAATGTCGTTGATTTAGGGGATGTCGCAGTACCAGAGATGACGGCGTACTCGGGCGAGATATTTTGGAGGTAACTCAAGCTTGAGCTTGAGTTAGTGCTAGTTCCGTGATGGCTTACCTTAAGAACATCCACATTTACGTGTAACGCCACAAGCGCAGAACCCAGAGGGACTTCAACGGAACCATACAGGTCACCTGTAGTTAAATAGTCGAATCCTCCATATTTGACCCACAGAGCCATGCTCATTTGATTTTCGTCGTCCGCAGGGCATGCCACATTCACCGACCCCTGTCCAATGACCATGCCGTTGGCGGCAACGACGGTCACTGTTACACCGTCCTTGTTGTAGATGACTTGCCCGGGGTAAACGTTATTTCTATTATAATTTCCGGAGCCGCAAGCGGCACAATGATCGGTGTGGAAATGAGATTTAGTAGTGATGGTCCCACTCGCGCAATCGATCGACATTGTTGTCGAATCAGGAAAGGTAATTAGATGGCCCTCATAATAACCCTGACCATAGGTAAGAATAGTCAGTATGTTGGAGGATCCACGCGCCGCTTCTGCGGCAGTAGATTTTTCTGTTACATTGAATTCAGCCGAGTCGAAGCCAAGATATCCGCTCCTCGATAATTCGCTTGGGTATGCGACGAGCGCCGCATAAACTTTATAGGAACCGGCGGAGATCGTGCAGGGAGGTAGGGCAAGGATATCTATTGTAAGAGGTCGGTCTATCGGACCCGCACCCGTGATAATAGGATGAATCCCTTGAGCAAATGAACCGTCACCACGCAATGAATATGTTTCGCCGCCGGGCGTAACAAAAACTATGTATCCGGATACGCGTAGAGGAACGGCGCTGATGTCGAATGACAGCATCAACGGTTCCTCGGGGTAAATATCGTTTTTATTGATGTGTAAAGAAAGGGCGGAATGGCCATTGTCGCTCGGTATGACTGCGCGAGCCGAGCATAGTATAATGACTACGGTGAGAAGAGATGATGCTATTTTTACGTATGATTTAGTTGTCATAACATCGGAACATATGGTAATCCCTGACTATAAATGCCAGGATGATGAGGAGAGTCGGAGGAACAAACTTAGCCAGTTGAGACGCCACCCTTATAAGCATATTTAACCTCCCTAACTCCTACGTAATATTAGCATGATTTTCTGTGTTTGTCAAATTTCAGGACGTCAAATTTGGGATCGGATTCCTTTTGCCTTATTGCCTCAGCCATGTTTCACAATAGTGAGCAGTCGCCGAATCTCTCTTTACATTGTATCTCTTTGCAGCGTATGCCATTGCGCAAATGCCTCATTCGCCTTGCAACCTCGGCATTCATTTGCTAGAGTTGCCTCCAGTGTAAAGGTTGGGTCTCTGCCGGCTCGATTTTTTTACGGGCTCCCCATACTTTTCTCTTGGAAAACGACATGGCGACCAGAATCAAGATGATCCACTACCCGCGGAGCGCAAGGGAACTCACCGCCCTCCTTGACAAGGGCAAGGGCCGCATCGCCCCGGTAGGTGGGGGCGTGTCGTTTTCTTTTTCTTCCCCGCCGAAGATTGTTGAGCTCGCAAGCCTCAGGTCTCTCGGGCTGGACAGGATTGTCCGTGGCCAAAATGGCCTCCGGCTGGGCGCCATGGTGACCATCGCACAGCTGGCGGCCTCGCCGGATGCGGCACGCTTCAGGAATGGCCTGCTCGCTACTGCCGCTTCACGGGTGGCCGCGACTACCAACAGGAATCTTATCACCGTGGGCGGGAATGCCATCCGCCTTTTCATCTGGTCCGATCTCCCCTCCGTCTATTGCGCCATGGGAGCGGTGTTCAAGGTGAGAGGCACGAAAGGCATGAGGAAAATCTCCTGCGATGAGTTCTACGCAGCCCAGCCGCTCACTGTCCTGAAGCACACGGAGTTCCTTGAGGAGATAATCATTCCCGCCGCCGATCATCGTTCAGGGGGCGCATTTGAGAAGTTTTCGGAGACGTCAAACACGTTCGCGTTTGTCTCAGCGGCGGCGTGCGTGACGCTCGGCAGCTCGGGGAGGTGCGCTTCGGCGAGGCTTGTCATCGGAGGGCTCCGGTTATTGCCGAGGGTATCCGGAGAGGCAGCGCGCATCCTTGAGGGACACATTGCCTCACCAGAACTTATACAGAAGGCAGCCGCGGCGACAGTGGGGGCGGTGAAAGTGGTCAGGGATATCAGGGTCAGCGACGAGTATAAGAAGGAGCTCGCATCGACCGTCGCCCGCAGGGTTCTTGAGAACGCATTTCGTCTGGCAGGTGGTAAGAAATGAAGCTCATGTTGAAAATAAACGGTACGGAGAA from the Candidatus Auribacterota bacterium genome contains:
- a CDS encoding SPFH/Band 7/PHB domain protein → MGIHTLVVAIIVIFFAGIRIVRPTHRGLIERLGKYHRFAMPGFHWIIPLIDRMYQVNTTEQMVDAQPQEIITNDNLNARVDAQVYFKVKLDEENVKSSQYNVNNYKWQIVNLARTTLRNIIGTLTLKSANSERGKINEELHKTLCEETHNWGIDIVRTELKEIDPPKDVQETMNKVVKAENEKIAAIDYATATETAADGQKRAQIKQAEGIKQAMILKAEGEAEAIRLVNEAAQKYFVGNAQVLRQLEAVEKSLQNNAKVVLPSDTELINVIGELAGVIPLKREQRQEK
- a CDS encoding EamA family transporter, coding for MRKNRLTFVVFVMLIMTDIGESIAELLLKKGLLHTGILSVSLDNLLEFVARNASSCLIWCGVAVYVVNFLIWIAALSRVDLSIALPVASTSYLFVPILSVIFLNEHVSLVRWAGVALIIAGIHFLSRSARS
- a CDS encoding EamA family transporter — translated: MLKPLLLILVAELWGVAGQILFKKSVNSLDPPRLRCAASYLNFVRCIFKTPKIWLGFCCIAVGMVVWLMALAQTELSLAFPIKSAQYILILIAARLFLHERIDAMKLAGTLFVIAGIVLITVS
- a CDS encoding glycosyltransferase family 39 protein; protein product: MGILLRLYGLGYRSLWFDEARLANGIIHHSLGTILTYPYQAKPPFMFAVAARWLVVVLGHSEIVLRLLPVLMGIGTILLIYCPIRKIFGPDLALYASALVAFSPSLIYYSKEFKQYSGEAFFTVALFLAGLTVLRHRERPGAYFLYTILGTLVIGFSYSAVFTLLGVNIALLTSIFLCGGMFPLRRLGAANVCVITAWLLMFTLYASKNATPVLAEYWAKDFADTQSLGGFAQWNWEKLKDMSQFFVPVKAGGIFLATSLVFGLAVWKPQEYCYLNVCFLATLFLILAASAMKAYPAGNRLMLFIGPLLYLVMAKGVATATRLIKKSKRRALVYFVAALVPILMLSYAVENNILRPQEREEMRPVVRYLQKNMRQGDRVYVYYGAAPAFTYYYSGTDTNVTTCPPPRNDPEIYIDDLDIFLRDQSADRFWIVFSHCRGKVNERSLILKNVKKKYTLVDKYARKGAYLYYFKIGGGNENSLKRK
- a CDS encoding HAD family hydrolase — protein: MKSVPIEVVIFDFDGTLVHLAIDFGRMRDEMIAIVRSHGVDDPALFSLRVWELVNEAAICLEKRGGAASQMRAEAYEAIESIEQEAARRAKLISGVPLMLADLRSRAVAVAIVTRNSGAAARIAFDGIDDACDVFLPREAVAHVKPHPAHLERCFEILGSEPPRGLMVGDHPLDIQTGRQFGMRTAGVLTGSGTERDLRAAGADYIFDDVTGVLTLFNK
- a CDS encoding flavin reductase family protein, which translates into the protein MKKSLGAITLVYPTPVFVVGTYDRGGKPNAMAVAWGGICCSKPPCVAISLRKATYSYGNIIEQEAFTISIPSEDYVKEADYFGIASGRDEDKFARTGLTPVKSDLVNAPYVKEFPLVLECRVLHTIEIGLHTQFIGEIMDVKVDDNCMGGDGLPDIARVRPFIFLPEHHRYRGIGEEIGRAFFIGRDIQKK
- a CDS encoding FAD binding domain-containing protein, whose translation is MATRIKMIHYPRSARELTALLDKGKGRIAPVGGGVSFSFSSPPKIVELASLRSLGLDRIVRGQNGLRLGAMVTIAQLAASPDAARFRNGLLATAASRVAATTNRNLITVGGNAIRLFIWSDLPSVYCAMGAVFKVRGTKGMRKISCDEFYAAQPLTVLKHTEFLEEIIIPAADHRSGGAFEKFSETSNTFAFVSAAACVTLGSSGRCASARLVIGGLRLLPRVSGEAARILEGHIASPELIQKAAAATVGAVKVVRDIRVSDEYKKELASTVARRVLENAFRLAGGKK